A window of Dickeya zeae NCPPB 2538 contains these coding sequences:
- the fis gene encoding DNA-binding transcriptional regulator Fis, translated as MFEQRVNSDVLTVSTVNSQAQVTQKPLRDSVKQALKNYFAQLNGQDVNDLYELVLAEVEQPLLDMVMQYTRGNQTRAALMMGINRGTLRKKLKKYGMN; from the coding sequence ATGTTCGAACAACGCGTGAATTCTGACGTACTGACCGTTTCCACTGTAAACTCTCAGGCTCAGGTAACCCAAAAACCCCTGCGCGACTCGGTTAAACAGGCACTGAAGAACTATTTCGCTCAACTGAATGGTCAGGACGTGAATGACCTGTATGAGCTGGTACTGGCTGAAGTAGAACAGCCGCTGTTGGACATGGTGATGCAATACACCCGCGGTAACCAGACCCGCGCTGCCCTGATGATGGGTATCAACCGCGGTACGCTGCGTAAGAAACTGAAAAAATACGGCATGAACTGA
- the dusB gene encoding tRNA dihydrouridine synthase DusB has product MRIGQFQLPNRLIAAPMAGVSDRPFRALCYAMGAGMTVSEMLSSNPEVWRSDKSRLRMVHSDEPGIRAVQIAGGDPDEMAEAARINAESGAQIIDINMGCPAKKVNRKMAGSALLQYPALVKQILTAVVNAVDVPVTLKIRTGWAPEHRNCVEIAKLAEDCGIQALTVHGRTRACLFNGEAEYDSIRTVKQSVSIPVIANGDITDPRKARAVLDYTGADALMIGRAAQGRPWIFREIQHYLDTGELLPPLPLAEVKHLLIGHIRELHDFYGPGKGFRIARKHVSWYLQEHAPNDQFRRTFNAIEDASEQLEALKAYFENLA; this is encoded by the coding sequence ATGCGCATTGGACAATTTCAGCTTCCCAATCGTTTGATTGCCGCCCCGATGGCGGGCGTAAGCGATCGCCCTTTCCGGGCACTCTGTTACGCGATGGGCGCTGGAATGACGGTTTCCGAGATGCTCTCTTCCAATCCGGAGGTGTGGCGTTCGGACAAATCGCGCTTGCGCATGGTGCATAGCGATGAGCCCGGTATCCGAGCAGTACAGATAGCCGGCGGTGATCCAGATGAGATGGCGGAAGCGGCGAGAATCAACGCCGAAAGCGGTGCGCAGATCATTGACATCAACATGGGATGCCCGGCCAAAAAGGTTAACCGCAAGATGGCGGGTTCCGCGCTGTTGCAGTATCCAGCGTTGGTCAAGCAGATCCTGACAGCGGTGGTAAATGCTGTCGATGTACCGGTCACGCTGAAGATTCGTACCGGCTGGGCACCAGAGCACCGTAACTGTGTAGAGATTGCCAAATTGGCTGAAGATTGTGGTATTCAGGCGCTGACCGTTCATGGACGCACGCGTGCGTGTTTGTTCAATGGCGAGGCGGAATACGACAGCATTCGGACAGTTAAGCAGAGTGTTTCCATTCCCGTTATCGCGAATGGCGACATTACTGACCCGCGCAAAGCCAGAGCGGTTCTTGATTACACCGGGGCTGATGCCCTGATGATAGGACGAGCTGCTCAGGGAAGACCCTGGATCTTTCGGGAAATCCAGCATTATCTGGACACAGGGGAGTTGCTGCCGCCCCTGCCACTGGCAGAGGTCAAGCACTTGTTGATCGGGCATATACGGGAATTGCACGACTTTTATGGTCCAGGCAAAGGATTTCGTATAGCACGTAAACACGTGTCCTGGTATCTCCAGGAGCACGCCCCAAACGACCAGTTTAGGCGCACATTCAACGCCATAGAGGACGCCAGCGAACAGCTGGAGGCGTTGAAGGCATATTTTGAAAATCTTGCGTAA
- the prmA gene encoding 50S ribosomal protein L11 methyltransferase gives MPWIQLKINTSGAHAEQLGDALSESGAVSVTFQDTHDTPVFEPLPGETRLWGDTDVIGLYDAETDMAEVVAILEQEPLLGAGFQHKIEQLEDKDWEREWMENFHPMQFGKRLWICPSWRDVPDPNAVNVMLDPGLAFGTGTHPTTSLCLQWLDGLDLAGKTVIDFGCGSGILAIAALKLGAAHAIGIDIDPQAIQASRDNAQRNGVSERLELYLPKDQPKDLSADVVVANILAGPLRELAPLISVLPKAGGHLGLSGILASQAQSVAQAYEAQFQLDPVAEKEEWCRITGIRKPL, from the coding sequence ATGCCGTGGATTCAACTGAAAATTAATACCTCCGGCGCACATGCGGAGCAATTAGGCGACGCGCTGTCTGAAAGCGGTGCCGTCTCAGTCACGTTTCAGGACACGCATGACACGCCGGTGTTTGAACCCCTGCCGGGTGAAACCCGTTTGTGGGGCGATACCGACGTGATTGGCCTGTACGACGCCGAAACCGACATGGCCGAGGTGGTAGCCATACTGGAGCAGGAGCCGCTGCTCGGTGCTGGTTTCCAGCACAAAATCGAACAACTGGAAGACAAAGACTGGGAACGGGAATGGATGGAAAACTTTCATCCGATGCAGTTCGGCAAGCGCCTGTGGATTTGCCCAAGCTGGCGTGACGTACCAGACCCGAATGCGGTCAACGTCATGCTGGACCCCGGTCTGGCATTCGGCACCGGCACCCATCCCACGACGTCGTTGTGCCTGCAATGGCTCGACGGGCTGGATCTGGCAGGCAAAACCGTCATCGATTTTGGTTGCGGCTCCGGCATTCTGGCCATCGCCGCGCTAAAACTCGGTGCCGCGCACGCTATCGGCATCGATATCGACCCACAGGCGATTCAGGCCAGCCGTGATAACGCGCAGCGTAACGGCGTGTCTGAACGGCTGGAGCTGTACCTGCCAAAAGATCAACCCAAAGACTTATCTGCCGATGTGGTGGTCGCCAATATCCTGGCAGGCCCGCTGCGCGAGCTGGCACCGCTTATCAGCGTGTTGCCAAAAGCAGGTGGCCATCTCGGTCTGTCCGGCATTCTGGCCTCACAGGCACAGAGTGTGGCGCAAGCCTATGAAGCGCAATTCCAGCTCGACCCGGTAGCAGAAAAAGAAGAGTGGTGCCGCATTACCGGTATCCGTAAACCACTCTGA
- the panF gene encoding sodium/pantothenate symporter yields MQSDVILPLIAYLLLVFGLSVYAWRRRQQGNFLTEYFIGNRSMGGFVLAMTLIGTYVSASSFIGGPGAAYKYGLGWVLLSMIQVPTMLLSLSILGKKFAILARRYNAITLNDMLYARYGSRLLVWFASLSLLVAFIGAMAVQFIGGARLLETVAHVPYNVGLLIFGITILLYTAFGGFRASVLNDALQGIVMLIGTLLLLAGVIYAAGGLPAAVGKLAQINPALVDPHGSNQILSAPFMTSFWILVCFGVIGLPNTAVRCISYRDSKALHRGILIGTVVISILMLGMHLAGALGRAILPNLTIPDQVLPELMLTVLPPLAAGIFLAAPTAAIMSNINAHLLQASATIVKDLYLSVYPQKINNERYIRHLSSLTTLLLGLLVLLASWRPPEMIIWLNLLAFGGLEAVFLWPLVLGLYWERANAAGALSSMFSGAISYTLLASFNIQLAGFHPIVPSLLLSLVAFILGNRLGRQPASAVAASSSL; encoded by the coding sequence ATGCAAAGTGATGTCATCCTGCCGTTGATAGCTTACCTGTTATTGGTATTCGGTCTGTCCGTTTATGCCTGGCGGCGTCGCCAGCAGGGTAACTTTCTCACCGAGTACTTTATCGGCAACCGTTCGATGGGCGGCTTCGTACTGGCGATGACGCTGATAGGCACGTATGTCAGCGCCAGCTCGTTTATCGGTGGCCCCGGTGCGGCCTATAAATACGGGTTAGGTTGGGTACTGTTGTCGATGATTCAGGTACCGACGATGCTATTGTCACTGAGCATTCTCGGTAAGAAATTCGCGATTCTGGCACGCCGCTATAACGCCATCACACTGAATGACATGCTCTACGCCCGCTACGGCAGCCGCTTGCTGGTGTGGTTTGCCAGCCTAAGCCTGCTGGTGGCGTTCATCGGCGCGATGGCGGTGCAGTTCATCGGCGGTGCCCGGTTGCTGGAAACCGTGGCGCATGTGCCCTATAACGTCGGACTGTTGATTTTCGGCATTACCATCCTGCTCTACACCGCGTTCGGCGGCTTTCGCGCCAGCGTACTGAACGATGCATTGCAGGGCATCGTGATGCTGATAGGTACGCTGTTGCTGCTGGCTGGCGTGATCTACGCCGCAGGTGGATTGCCCGCCGCCGTCGGCAAACTGGCGCAGATCAACCCGGCGTTGGTCGATCCGCACGGCAGTAACCAGATCCTGTCCGCCCCATTTATGACTTCATTCTGGATACTGGTGTGTTTTGGCGTGATTGGCCTGCCCAATACCGCCGTGCGCTGTATTTCCTATCGCGATAGCAAGGCGCTACACCGCGGTATCCTGATCGGTACGGTGGTTATCAGCATACTGATGCTGGGGATGCATCTGGCTGGTGCGCTGGGGCGTGCTATCCTGCCAAACCTGACCATTCCAGATCAGGTATTGCCGGAACTGATGCTCACCGTGCTGCCACCGCTGGCCGCCGGGATCTTTCTGGCTGCGCCGACTGCCGCCATCATGTCGAACATTAACGCGCATTTGCTCCAGGCTTCCGCCACGATCGTGAAAGATCTCTACCTGAGCGTCTATCCTCAGAAGATCAACAACGAGCGTTATATCCGCCATCTATCCAGCCTGACCACCCTGCTGCTCGGCCTGCTGGTACTGCTGGCGTCATGGCGACCGCCGGAAATGATCATCTGGTTGAACCTGCTAGCGTTTGGCGGGCTGGAAGCGGTATTCCTGTGGCCGCTGGTGCTGGGCCTCTACTGGGAACGCGCTAACGCCGCAGGAGCGCTGAGTTCGATGTTCAGTGGGGCTATCAGCTATACCCTGCTCGCCAGCTTCAATATCCAACTGGCGGGCTTTCATCCGATTGTGCCATCACTGCTGTTAAGCCTGGTGGCGTTTATTCTGGGTAACCGCTTAGGGCGTCAGCCTGCATCAGCGGTTGCTGCATCTTCATCACTTTAA
- a CDS encoding YhdT family protein, which yields MDKRFLQAHREARWSLVLTLAYLVAWVLFAYLPDNHPGLTGLPHWFELACLLLPLLFIGLCWLMVRVIFRDISLENHDAK from the coding sequence ATGGATAAACGCTTTCTTCAGGCTCACCGCGAAGCCCGCTGGTCACTGGTGCTAACGCTGGCCTATCTGGTGGCCTGGGTACTCTTTGCCTATCTACCCGACAACCATCCCGGCCTGACGGGCCTGCCGCACTGGTTCGAGCTGGCCTGCCTGCTGCTGCCGCTACTGTTCATCGGTCTGTGCTGGCTGATGGTACGCGTCATCTTCCGCGACATATCACTGGAGAATCACGATGCAAAGTGA
- the accC gene encoding acetyl-CoA carboxylase biotin carboxylase subunit: MLDKIVIANRGEIALRILRACKELGIKTVAVHSTADRDLKHVLLADETVCIGPAPSTKSYLNIPAIIAAAEITGAVAIHPGYGFLSENADFAEQVERSGFIFIGPRADTIRLMGDKVSAISAMKKAGVPCVPGSDGPLGDDMDKNRAIGKRIGYPVIIKASGGGGGRGMRVVRSEKELEQSIAMTRAEAKAAFNNDMVYMEKYLENPRHVEIQVLADGQGNAIYLAERDCSMQRRHQKVVEEAPAPGITSDLRRYIGERCAKACVDINYRGAGTFEFLFENGEFYFIEMNTRIQVEHPVTEMITGVDLIKEQLRIAAGQPLSIKQEEVKVRGHAVECRINAEDPNTFMPSPGKITRFHAPGGFGVRWESHIYAGYTVPPHYDSMIGKLITYGESRDIAISRMKNALAELIIDGIKTNVELQMRIMSDENFQHGGTNIHYLEKKLGLQ, from the coding sequence ATGCTAGATAAAATTGTCATCGCCAACCGTGGTGAGATTGCGTTGCGCATTTTGCGTGCCTGTAAAGAACTGGGCATCAAAACCGTCGCCGTGCATTCCACTGCGGACCGCGATCTGAAACACGTATTGCTGGCGGATGAAACCGTGTGTATCGGTCCGGCTCCGTCAACAAAAAGCTACCTGAATATTCCGGCTATCATCGCAGCAGCGGAAATCACCGGTGCCGTGGCTATCCACCCGGGTTACGGTTTCCTGTCTGAAAACGCTGACTTCGCTGAACAGGTTGAACGTTCCGGTTTTATCTTCATCGGCCCGCGCGCTGACACCATCCGTCTGATGGGCGACAAAGTGTCTGCTATCAGCGCCATGAAAAAAGCCGGTGTTCCCTGTGTACCGGGTTCTGACGGCCCGCTGGGCGACGACATGGATAAGAACCGCGCTATCGGTAAGCGCATCGGTTATCCGGTCATTATCAAAGCCTCTGGCGGCGGCGGCGGTCGCGGTATGCGTGTCGTGCGTAGCGAAAAAGAGCTGGAACAATCGATCGCGATGACCCGCGCGGAAGCGAAAGCGGCGTTCAACAACGACATGGTCTACATGGAAAAATACCTGGAAAACCCGCGTCACGTGGAAATCCAGGTACTGGCCGATGGTCAGGGCAACGCCATTTATCTGGCGGAGCGCGACTGTTCCATGCAGCGTCGTCACCAGAAAGTGGTGGAAGAAGCGCCAGCACCGGGTATTACCTCCGATCTGCGTCGCTATATCGGTGAACGCTGCGCCAAGGCGTGTGTCGACATCAACTACCGTGGCGCGGGTACATTCGAGTTCCTGTTTGAAAACGGCGAGTTCTATTTCATTGAAATGAACACCCGTATTCAGGTAGAGCACCCGGTAACCGAAATGATCACCGGTGTGGACCTGATCAAAGAGCAGTTGCGTATTGCTGCCGGTCAGCCGCTGTCTATCAAGCAAGAAGAAGTGAAAGTGCGTGGTCATGCGGTGGAATGCCGTATCAACGCCGAAGACCCGAACACCTTCATGCCAAGCCCAGGTAAAATCACCCGTTTCCACGCACCGGGCGGTTTTGGCGTACGTTGGGAATCGCACATTTATGCGGGCTATACCGTACCGCCGCATTACGATTCCATGATCGGCAAGCTGATCACTTACGGCGAAAGCCGCGACATCGCCATTTCCCGTATGAAAAATGCGTTGGCTGAGCTGATCATCGATGGCATCAAAACCAACGTGGAATTGCAGATGCGCATCATGTCCGACGAAAACTTCCAGCATGGTGGGACTAACATCCACTATCTGGAGAAGAAACTCGGTCTGCAGTAA
- the accB gene encoding acetyl-CoA carboxylase biotin carboxyl carrier protein, with the protein MDIRKIKKLIELVEESGIAELEISEGEESVRISRAPAPGSYPMMQQAYAPMPQQFAPAAAPVAAPAAAAEAAAPAAISGHVVRSPMVGTFYRTPSPDAKPFVEVGQQVKVGDTLCIVEAMKMMNQIEADKAGVVKAILVESGQPVEFDEPLVVIE; encoded by the coding sequence ATGGATATTCGTAAAATCAAGAAACTGATCGAACTGGTTGAAGAATCCGGCATCGCCGAACTGGAAATCTCCGAAGGTGAAGAGTCGGTACGCATCAGTCGTGCTCCGGCACCGGGTAGCTACCCGATGATGCAACAGGCCTACGCACCGATGCCGCAGCAGTTCGCACCAGCGGCCGCTCCGGTAGCCGCGCCAGCCGCTGCTGCTGAAGCCGCCGCACCCGCCGCCATCAGCGGTCATGTAGTACGTTCACCGATGGTAGGTACCTTCTACCGTACGCCGAGCCCGGACGCGAAACCGTTCGTGGAAGTCGGCCAGCAGGTCAAAGTCGGCGATACTCTGTGCATCGTTGAAGCCATGAAAATGATGAACCAGATCGAAGCAGACAAAGCGGGTGTGGTGAAAGCCATTCTGGTTGAAAGTGGCCAGCCGGTTGAATTTGACGAGCCATTGGTTGTCATCGAATAA
- the aroQ gene encoding type II 3-dehydroquinate dehydratase, translating to MADKFHILLLNGPNLNLLGTREPDKYGHTTLAEIVSRLEQDAAALNVRLSHLQSNAEHELIDRIHQARGNTDFILINPAAFTHTSVALRDALLAVAIPFIEIHLTNVYAREPFRHHSYLSDVSAGVICGLGADGYHYGLQTAVKRLSTSN from the coding sequence ATGGCAGACAAGTTTCACATTTTGCTCCTTAACGGTCCAAACCTGAATCTGCTGGGAACCCGTGAGCCGGATAAATACGGTCATACGACGCTGGCGGAGATCGTGAGCCGACTGGAACAAGATGCGGCAGCGCTGAACGTGCGGCTTTCCCATCTGCAGTCAAATGCGGAACATGAGCTGATTGACCGTATCCATCAGGCCAGAGGAAACACTGACTTCATTCTGATTAACCCGGCAGCATTTACCCACACCAGTGTGGCGCTACGGGATGCTCTGTTGGCGGTCGCCATCCCGTTTATCGAGATCCACCTGACTAACGTGTACGCACGTGAACCTTTCCGTCATCACTCTTACCTGTCTGATGTATCAGCAGGGGTGATCTGCGGTCTGGGGGCAGATGGATACCATTATGGTTTACAGACAGCGGTAAAACGCCTGTCAACGTCCAATTAA
- the msrQ gene encoding protein-methionine-sulfoxide reductase heme-binding subunit MsrQ, whose translation MRLTSRHIIALKVVLHLAALLPLLWLVFAVSQGAFSADPAKDIQHFTGRMALKLLLATLMVTPLARYGKQPLLIRCRRLLGLWCFAWACLHLLSYALLELGVNHLDLLGKEVLLRPYLMLGMASWLILLALTVTSTQSAQRKLGSGWQKLHNLIYLVAILAPVHYLWSVKSLSPLPIMYAAVAVILLLFRYQKLRRWRR comes from the coding sequence ATGCGTCTGACTTCCCGACACATCATCGCTCTGAAAGTCGTGCTGCATCTGGCGGCGCTCCTGCCGCTACTCTGGCTGGTGTTTGCTGTTAGTCAGGGTGCGTTCAGCGCCGATCCGGCAAAAGATATTCAGCATTTTACCGGCAGAATGGCACTGAAACTGCTGTTGGCGACACTGATGGTGACGCCGCTGGCACGCTACGGTAAACAGCCGCTGCTGATCCGCTGCCGCCGTCTGTTGGGGCTGTGGTGTTTTGCCTGGGCTTGCTTACATCTGCTCAGCTATGCGCTGCTGGAGTTGGGGGTTAATCATCTCGATTTGTTGGGAAAAGAGGTTCTTCTGCGCCCTTACCTGATGCTCGGCATGGCAAGCTGGCTGATACTGCTGGCATTAACCGTGACTTCCACCCAGTCAGCACAGCGAAAACTGGGATCAGGCTGGCAAAAGCTGCACAATCTCATTTATCTGGTCGCGATCTTAGCCCCTGTTCATTATCTTTGGTCGGTAAAATCGCTGTCGCCATTACCGATCATGTACGCTGCCGTTGCCGTCATATTGCTGCTTTTTCGCTACCAGAAGTTGCGCCGATGGCGTCGTTAA
- the msrP gene encoding protein-methionine-sulfoxide reductase catalytic subunit MsrP: MSRHRKLTGADVTPESLFYQRRTVLKALGLTAATLSLSPAARADLLNWFQGKRAPAAPPGKPLTFSQPPQWHPDLALTPEDKVTGYNNFYEFGLDKADPAANAGGLKTEGWTVRIDGEVAKPITLDIDDIRRRFPLEERIYRFRCVEAWSMVIPWVGFELSQLIKLAEPTSHARYVAFQTLYDPAQMPGQKDSFMGGGLDYPYVEGLRLDEAMHPLALLAVGVYGKTLPPQNGAPIRLVTPWKYGFKNIKSIVHISLTRQQPPSTWNLAAPNEYGFYANVNPNVDHPRWSQASERVIGAGGLLNVQRQPTLLFNGYADQVASLYQGLDLRANF, encoded by the coding sequence ATGTCCAGACATCGCAAACTGACTGGCGCCGACGTGACGCCAGAATCGCTGTTCTATCAGCGCCGCACCGTTCTTAAGGCGTTGGGGCTGACTGCAGCCACGCTGAGCCTGTCACCCGCCGCCCGCGCCGACCTGCTCAACTGGTTCCAGGGAAAACGAGCCCCTGCCGCCCCACCCGGCAAGCCGCTGACATTTAGCCAGCCGCCACAGTGGCACCCTGATCTGGCGCTAACGCCGGAAGACAAAGTCACCGGTTATAACAATTTCTATGAATTCGGTCTGGATAAAGCCGACCCTGCCGCTAACGCGGGTGGTCTCAAGACTGAAGGATGGACGGTGCGGATCGACGGTGAAGTCGCCAAACCCATCACACTAGATATCGACGATATTCGCCGCCGTTTCCCGCTGGAAGAACGCATCTACCGCTTTCGCTGCGTCGAAGCCTGGTCGATGGTGATCCCGTGGGTCGGGTTTGAGTTATCTCAATTGATAAAACTGGCCGAGCCGACCAGCCATGCCCGTTATGTCGCCTTTCAAACCCTGTATGACCCGGCACAAATGCCTGGCCAAAAAGATAGCTTTATGGGGGGTGGTCTCGATTACCCGTATGTCGAAGGGTTGCGTTTAGACGAAGCCATGCACCCGCTGGCCTTGCTGGCCGTTGGTGTTTACGGCAAGACGCTGCCACCGCAAAACGGCGCGCCGATACGGCTGGTCACACCGTGGAAATACGGTTTCAAGAACATAAAGTCCATCGTACATATCAGCCTGACACGTCAACAACCGCCCTCAACCTGGAATCTGGCGGCACCCAATGAGTACGGGTTTTACGCCAACGTTAACCCTAATGTCGATCATCCTCGCTGGTCGCAAGCCAGTGAACGGGTCATCGGTGCCGGTGGGTTACTGAACGTTCAGCGTCAGCCGACGTTATTGTTCAACGGCTATGCCGATCAGGTCGCCTCGCTGTATCAGGGGCTGGATTTACGGGCCAACTTTTGA
- a CDS encoding MDR family oxidoreductase, with the protein MRAIVLGQQDGQTVANVSTIEPSQLPDGDVTVDVDWSGINYKDALAITGKGKIIRQFPMVPGIDFAGTVRHSAHPDFQAGQSVVLTGWGVGENHWGGLAEQARVQADWLVPLPQGLTPRQTMIIGTAGFTAMLCVMALEEGGVTPASGDVVVSGASGGVGSTAVALLHALGYQVTAISGRADNSAYLQQLGAHQVLDRAEFATVGRPLEKQRWAGAIDTAGDQVLATLLAQMHYGATVAACGLAAGVSLPTTVMPFILRNVRLQGVDSVMTPRARRQEAWRRLATLLPDSFYQQVTQEISLEQVPAAAAALLENRVTGRTLVRIGSAN; encoded by the coding sequence ATGCGTGCAATCGTGCTCGGGCAGCAAGACGGCCAGACAGTAGCCAACGTTAGTACTATTGAACCATCACAATTACCTGATGGCGATGTCACTGTCGACGTCGATTGGTCCGGCATTAATTATAAGGATGCATTGGCGATTACTGGCAAAGGTAAAATCATTCGCCAGTTCCCGATGGTGCCGGGCATCGATTTTGCCGGCACCGTGCGCCATAGCGCTCATCCGGATTTTCAGGCCGGGCAGTCTGTGGTGCTGACCGGTTGGGGCGTGGGTGAAAATCATTGGGGTGGTCTGGCAGAACAGGCTCGCGTCCAGGCTGACTGGTTGGTGCCATTGCCACAGGGCCTGACACCGCGTCAGACGATGATCATCGGCACCGCCGGGTTTACCGCAATGCTGTGCGTGATGGCGCTGGAAGAAGGTGGCGTCACCCCGGCGAGTGGCGATGTGGTCGTCAGCGGTGCCAGCGGCGGCGTCGGCAGTACTGCCGTCGCGCTGCTGCATGCGCTGGGATATCAGGTAACGGCTATCAGCGGCCGGGCGGACAATAGCGCCTATCTGCAGCAACTTGGTGCCCATCAGGTACTGGACCGCGCAGAATTCGCTACAGTTGGTCGTCCGCTGGAAAAACAGCGTTGGGCGGGGGCTATCGACACGGCAGGCGACCAGGTACTGGCAACGCTGCTGGCCCAAATGCATTATGGTGCCACCGTTGCCGCCTGCGGGCTGGCGGCTGGCGTCTCACTGCCCACCACGGTGATGCCATTCATTCTGCGCAACGTGCGCCTGCAAGGTGTCGATTCGGTGATGACGCCACGCGCACGTCGTCAGGAAGCCTGGCGTCGTCTGGCGACACTGCTGCCCGACTCCTTCTACCAGCAGGTGACTCAGGAAATCTCGCTGGAGCAGGTTCCCGCCGCCGCCGCCGCGCTATTGGAAAACCGGGTAACCGGCCGCACGCTGGTACGCATCGGTAGCGCGAACTGA